Genomic DNA from Nitratidesulfovibrio vulgaris str. Hildenborough:
GCGACGCATCTTATGCTCGAAACGGCGCTGGCTGCCTTGCGGGGGGGCATCGTGCGCATCGCGTTGCCGCGCAACCCCGCCGAGAACAGACTTGTCGACATGGCCATGTCCAACGCCCGTGAAGAGGCCCGCCGCAAGGCCGACACGCCCCTTCAAGACCTCTTGGCCCGGGCGCTGCATCTTGCGGGGCCCCCGCATCGCATCGAGGCTGTGGACGTGTCACACACGGGCGGGCGTAACACCCGTGTGGGCATGGTGGTCTTCGAGGACGGCAAGCCATTTCCTGAAGCCTACCGCACCTATGCCTTCGAGGACGGCGACGGCGACGACTACGGTACGCTGGCGGCGTGGGCCGGACGCCGCGTCGAGTCGGGCCCTCCATGGCCAGACCTGCTGCTGGTCGATGGAGGACGGGGGCAACTTGCCGCGGTGGTGCGTGCTTTTGAAGAATGCGGCATGGGGGCGGCCTTCGCCGTGGCTTCCATCGCCAAGGCCCGCACGGAAGAAGGGCGTGCCGACCGTCGGGCGGGGAACGTCTCTGACCGCATCTTCCTGCCGGGAAGGGCCAATCCGTTGCCGTTGCGTGCTGGCGCACCCGAATTGCTGTTCCTGCAACATGTCCGGGACACGGTGCACGACTATTCCATCGGCAAGCACAGACGTGCGCGTGCAGGGGCCGCCCTTACCGGAGAGTTGCAACGTGTCGAGGGCATAGGCCCCGCAACGGCCCGGGCACTATGGGAACGGTTCGATTCGTTGCAGGCCATGGCTGATGCCGGAGTTGAGGGGCTGGCCGCCGTTCCCGGAGTCGGTCGTGCCCGTGCCGCGGCCCTTCATGCCCATCTCGTGACGTTCTTTGGCTCTTCGAAGCAAGGTGGGCACGCGCGGACGGCTCTGCAGCGCAAGGGCTGATCCTGTCTGTGCGCGCAACGGTGGCATCAGTCCGGTCATCCTTTCGAGGCCTCCGTTCGAAACATTCGGCTGAAGCCTCCAGCTGTCGTGTTCGTCGGCGGTCTTCTGGCGTGTCCTGCGTCGACCTTCTTCAGCTTCGTGCGCCTAGCCATTCGCCTTTTCGGTTGCAAGGTGCGTCATGTTTCGCGCATGATGCTGGCATGACAACGGAAGGGGGCGATATGCATCACCTCCGGCCTTGCGCCGCGATGTATGACCTTGCTGGAGAAGCACTCTCCATCAAGGTCGATGACACGTTGCATCGCCTGCTGCACCTTCCCGCCACTCCGGGTACGTCGGTGCCGTGGGGGTCCATCATACCCGAATGGCCACTTGCCTTGGGTGACCTTGCCCGTGGCTGCGATGCCGCCCGCCCTGTCTGCTGCTGGCAACTGGAGTCGCCTGACGGGGAACCCGTGTGTGCTGTCATGAGCCTTGGGCCCGCCATCGGGCTTGATGACGGGCCGGACGTTGCGCCGGATGTTGCGCCGGATGCGGTGCAGCACGACGGGGATGAACGCATCCCCGGTAACGGCAATGCCCGACAGGCCCCAGACAGTGCCGGACAAGGTCGCCGCAACCTGATGGTACAGCTTGTGCGTACGCCGGAACAGCTTCCGCGCCGTAGCGTTCAGGCTGCCCTGTTGCGCGGGCTTTCACACGACTTCGGCAACGCACTCGCCTCCATCATGGGGTTTGCCGAGATAGCCCGTACCCGCCCTGTGGATGACCCCCTTCTGGCCCGTAGTCTGGACAATGTCCTGAAGGGATGCGCACAGGCCCTGTCGCTCATGGACAGGGCACGGGCCATGGCAGGGAGGCAATCCCCCTCGTTTCAGGTATGCGACCTCGAAGCCCTTGTGGAAACATGGTGCGGTGAATTGATGTCCGGTAACGACGCTGTCGGGCAGGCCCTCGTCTGGCATGCGCGTACCAATGGGGGCTGCGGACTGTCGTCGGGCACTGTTCAAGAGGGTTCGGATGCGACGGTCGCCCCCTCCATGCGACCTACCCCCATGGTCGTTCGTTGCGACCCGTCATTGCTGCAACGTGCCTTCGTCGCGATTGTCGACAATGCCCGCGACGCTGCCGAAACTGGCGAAACGGCTGGTGGCGTACATGTGCGATTGTTCACCGATGGTGCCACGGCGCGACGTCATGCAGGGTGGTGCGGTATTGCCGTGTCGGACGGCGGGGCGGGACTCTCGCCTGAGGACTTCTTCCGTTTCGGTGACCCGTATCGCCATGCAGGTGGCGCACGCGAAGGACGCGGAAACGGTGTCGCCCTTGCGCGTGGCATCATGCGAGCCCTTGGCGGTGCCCTGGAGGTCGCCACCTTTCCCGGCAGGGGGACGGTGGTCTACCTTCTGCTGCCACCCGCAGAGGGAGGCGACTGGCTGTTGCCAGGGACGGGTCCCGTTGGGGAGGTTGCATGGCCAGAGTGCTGATTGTCGATGACGACCCCCTCTTCTGCGAGATGTTCTGCGATGCCATGCAGCTTCACGGACACGAGGCCGGAAGTGCATGCACACTGCATGAGGGGCGTGAACGCATCGCGGTTGCGAAGCCCGAGGTGGTCTTTCTGGATGTGCGTCTCCCCGACGGTAACGGGCTTGACCTTGTGACGGACATCGTCGCGTTGGCCGACGGGCCGGAGGTCGTGGTCATCACCGCCGCCGGGGACCCCGCAGCCGCAGAACAGGCCATCACCAGCGGTGCGTGGGATTACATCCAGAAACCAGCCTCCATCGAAACCATGCGCGTGGCCCTCGACAGGGCCTTGTGCCATCGCAGGCGTCGCACTGCCGCCCATGGCGGGGTTCCCGACATGTCGGGTATCGTGGGCGAGAGTCCGCGTCTCAAACACTGCCTCGCCATGCTCGGGGAAGCTGCCGCATCGGAGGCGACCGTACTGCTGACCGGTGAGACGGGTACGGGCAAGGAACTCTTTGCGCGGGCCATCCATCGCAACAGCCCGCGCGCGTCGGGCCCCTTCGTGGCTGTCGATTGCGCTGCCCTCTCTCCGGCACTGGTCGAAAGCGAATTGTTCGGGCATCACCGCGGCGCGTTCACCGGGGCCGTCACCTCCAGAATGGGGCTTGTCCGGCAGGCCGACGGCGGAACACTCTTCCTCGACGAAGTGGGCGAGTTGCCGCTTGAGCAGCAACGGGCGTTTCTGCGGGTGTTGCAGGAACGCAGATTCCGGCCTGTGGGTGGTTCGGAGGAGGTGACCAGCGATTTTCGGCTTGTGGCTGCGACGAACCGCAACCTGTGGGATATGGCCGGACGTGGGGCGTTCCGGCAGGATCTTCTGTACAGGTTGCAAGGCTTCATGGTCTCGTTGCCTCCCCTTCGAGAGCGCGCAGGCGACGTGCGGTTGCTCGTCATCCACCATGCCCGCCGTATCTGTGAACGGCTAGGCCTTGCCGTGAAGAGTTTTTCGCCCGAGATGCTGGCATTGCTGGATGGGCATATGTGGCCCGGAAACGTGCGAGAACTCGTCAACGTGGTGGAGATGCTCGTGCTTTCGGCTCGACATGATTCCGTGATCAGCCCGGAGCACCTTCCGGCCCCTTTCAGGGTGTTGCTCGCGCGGGCCAGGGTTACACGGGCTGATGACGCCCCGTCGGCGTTCGAGGATTCCGGTGACCGGGATGTCGCGCCATTCGGTGGGGCGCTGTCCGGGGGCAAGCCGAGAGACGATGGCGGCAACGGCACAGCGGTCGGAGCATGGAAGGAGCATCGGCAGCGTGAACTGGACAGGGTCGAGCGGGAGTACCTTGTCGAACTGTTACGGGCCAGTGGAGGCTCGGTCACCGTGGCGGGCAGTATTGCCGGGGTTTCGCGGCAACGTCTCTATGCCATGCTGCGCAAGCATGGCATGGTACGGCAGTGGCGGGCTTGATGTTGAAAAAGGTTATTCTGTAAACTTTTTATTTACAAAATGACATCTCGTGTTGACAGTGGCGTCGATTCTAATCGCTCTAATCCCTTGTCCCGCGTGATACATGAAGATGGTATGATATTTGATAAGTGTCGGTATCTGGAATCAGCATATGGAGGGGAGTTACCATGCTGTCTGAACTGACGCGTATCGTCCATAACATCGTGCTCGACAATCCTGTCCCGGCAAAGGCGCTGGCAAAGGAGATAGGCAAGCCCTATTCCACCCTGCTGCGCGAAATCAACCCGTATGACACGGGGGCCAAACTGGGAGTGGAGACCTTGTTGCAGATAATGAAGTGCACAGGCAACATCCGCCCTCTCGAATACATGGCAGAGCAGATGGGATGCAGGCTTGAGCGTGACGCGAAACCCATGCGTGCTTCGCGGATGCGTGAGAACGTGTTCGCAGAAATGCGGGATTGAGCGTGCCCACGCCGCGCCGTGTCCTTGTCGTCGAAGATGACATGGTGACCCAGTGCCTTCTGTCCGGTCTTCTCGACAGTTGGGGCTATGAGGTGCACACCGCCAGCAACGGTCGCGAAGGCATGGCCGTGTTGCGTTGCGTGGGGGCCGATGTGGTCATCACCGACATCATCATGCCCGAACAGGATGGCTTCGCGACCATCGCCCTTCTGCGCCGCGACTTTCCGGATGTGAAGGTCATCGCCATTTCGGGGGGGGCGGCTGCACTGGACATGGAATCGGCCATTCGCACGGCCCATGTCATCGGTGCGGACTTCGTCCTGCCCAAACCCTTGAACACAGTCAGCCTTGAAAAGGCCCTCGCCGCCTTCGATGACATGGCTGCACCGGCACACGGCATAGCCTGAGACCGCCAGATGTTCCGGGGGGGACATCGCCCACGGCGGGCGGGCTGGATAGAATGCCCCGCGATGGGGCATTCTGCATGGTGGCCATAGAGGGATGTGCAGCCTGAAATAGTGGGCAGTGCATTCTGTTCCCATCATCGAACGTCTGCCACATTCCGGCGGACCGCCCTTATGTCTTCAAATCTCGACCGATGGCGCGCATCGTGCGAGCATTGCGCGGCCGTCTGCCATGCACTTTGCCGAGGCAGTGCGGCATGGGGCCGTGCCCTTCAGGGCAGCGGGCCGAGAATGACGCCTCCACCCAGCACATGGTGCTCCATGTCGTAGACCGCCAGTACCTGACCGCGCGCGGCAGGCGGCTGAGGTTCACGGAAGCGGGCGTACAGTCTGCCGTCGCGCAGGGTCACCCGCGCGGATAGGGGCTGCTGCCGATAGCGGATACGCACGGCGACCTCGGCAGGCCAGTCTTCGTAAGGTACGAGCAGGTTGACCTCTTCGGCGACGCAGCCTGGTGAGGCCAGTGCTTCGCGCCCTCCCACCAGCAGCATGTTGTTCTCCATGTCCTTGCCAACGACATACAGCGGTTCGTGCCATGCGATGCCAAGCCCCTTTCGCTGGCCTTCGGTGTACTGCCAGAGTCCGGCGTGGCTGCCTATCTTGCGGCCGCGTGTCGTGACGATGGGGCCGGGACCGGGAAGCCGGACACGTCGGTCCTTGAGAAAGGCGCGGTAGTCATCGTCGGGGACGAAGCATATCTCCTGACTCTCGGAAGGCAGTGGCGGCACGATGCTGCGTCTGGCAAGCTCACCCCGCACCGCCTCCTTGCGCCAGTTGCCGAGGGGGAAGACGGCCTTTTCAAGGCGGGCATGCGGTACGAGTGAGAGAAAATAGCTCTGGTCCTTCGCCGGGTCGACACCGCGTTGCAGCACTGTGCCCCATCGGGGATGCCTGAGCAGGCGGGCGTAGTGGCCGGTGGCTAGGTGCACGGCACCGACGTGTGCGGCGGCATCGGCAAGAAGGCCGAACTTCATGGTGGCGTTGCACCGTGCGCAGGGATTGGGAGTGCGTCCCACCATGTAGTCTTCCATGAAGGGGCGCACGACATGTTCCTCGAACGCCTCCGTGAGGTCGACGACATGAAGGTCGACCCCGAGCCGGTCGCACATGGCCCGGATATCGGGCACGGGGTCGTGCCCCGTCGGGGGGATGAAGCGGGCATGAAGACCGCACACCTGCTGGCCCTGTTCCTTGAGGAGGACGAGGGCGAACAGGCTGTCGGTGCCTCCG
This window encodes:
- a CDS encoding sensor histidine kinase; protein product: MHHLRPCAAMYDLAGEALSIKVDDTLHRLLHLPATPGTSVPWGSIIPEWPLALGDLARGCDAARPVCCWQLESPDGEPVCAVMSLGPAIGLDDGPDVAPDVAPDAVQHDGDERIPGNGNARQAPDSAGQGRRNLMVQLVRTPEQLPRRSVQAALLRGLSHDFGNALASIMGFAEIARTRPVDDPLLARSLDNVLKGCAQALSLMDRARAMAGRQSPSFQVCDLEALVETWCGELMSGNDAVGQALVWHARTNGGCGLSSGTVQEGSDATVAPSMRPTPMVVRCDPSLLQRAFVAIVDNARDAAETGETAGGVHVRLFTDGATARRHAGWCGIAVSDGGAGLSPEDFFRFGDPYRHAGGAREGRGNGVALARGIMRALGGALEVATFPGRGTVVYLLLPPAEGGDWLLPGTGPVGEVAWPEC
- a CDS encoding sigma-54-dependent transcriptional regulator, translated to MARVLIVDDDPLFCEMFCDAMQLHGHEAGSACTLHEGRERIAVAKPEVVFLDVRLPDGNGLDLVTDIVALADGPEVVVITAAGDPAAAEQAITSGAWDYIQKPASIETMRVALDRALCHRRRRTAAHGGVPDMSGIVGESPRLKHCLAMLGEAAASEATVLLTGETGTGKELFARAIHRNSPRASGPFVAVDCAALSPALVESELFGHHRGAFTGAVTSRMGLVRQADGGTLFLDEVGELPLEQQRAFLRVLQERRFRPVGGSEEVTSDFRLVAATNRNLWDMAGRGAFRQDLLYRLQGFMVSLPPLRERAGDVRLLVIHHARRICERLGLAVKSFSPEMLALLDGHMWPGNVRELVNVVEMLVLSARHDSVISPEHLPAPFRVLLARARVTRADDAPSAFEDSGDRDVAPFGGALSGGKPRDDGGNGTAVGAWKEHRQRELDRVEREYLVELLRASGGSVTVAGSIAGVSRQRLYAMLRKHGMVRQWRA
- a CDS encoding phage regulatory CII family protein, with amino-acid sequence MLSELTRIVHNIVLDNPVPAKALAKEIGKPYSTLLREINPYDTGAKLGVETLLQIMKCTGNIRPLEYMAEQMGCRLERDAKPMRASRMRENVFAEMRD
- a CDS encoding response regulator, whose product is MPTPRRVLVVEDDMVTQCLLSGLLDSWGYEVHTASNGREGMAVLRCVGADVVITDIIMPEQDGFATIALLRRDFPDVKVIAISGGAAALDMESAIRTAHVIGADFVLPKPLNTVSLEKALAAFDDMAAPAHGIA
- the mnmA gene encoding tRNA 2-thiouridine(34) synthase MnmA, with the translated sequence MTIAVAMSGGTDSLFALVLLKEQGQQVCGLHARFIPPTGHDPVPDIRAMCDRLGVDLHVVDLTEAFEEHVVRPFMEDYMVGRTPNPCARCNATMKFGLLADAAAHVGAVHLATGHYARLLRHPRWGTVLQRGVDPAKDQSYFLSLVPHARLEKAVFPLGNWRKEAVRGELARRSIVPPLPSESQEICFVPDDDYRAFLKDRRVRLPGPGPIVTTRGRKIGSHAGLWQYTEGQRKGLGIAWHEPLYVVGKDMENNMLLVGGREALASPGCVAEEVNLLVPYEDWPAEVAVRIRYRQQPLSARVTLRDGRLYARFREPQPPAARGQVLAVYDMEHHVLGGGVILGPLP